A portion of the Esox lucius isolate fEsoLuc1 chromosome 20, fEsoLuc1.pri, whole genome shotgun sequence genome contains these proteins:
- the cspg5a gene encoding chondroitin sulfate proteoglycan 5 isoform X7 produces the protein MNGKEARFCTGCWRLLMLSSIMVIHLIPLFVHGKTAGSNVTELDTAANVTSLPSEVEEAARGNDASVEVTEVRGSVSPVVTVTQRAGRMPRAGEEQGSGMLEERVGPAEEEAAATTPPRISPDSAETELLLPSNPRGTEEEDEEDRIDPPWLNASDSVFDLDHSLQEDVASRVTITAPPPAAANPSHPDILTVDFFDSASHGRGLDLAPPSPSSLAHELQGSDPTSWAMPESYDYLTPYEDGASPTPDEYSYSTTTDTVDGEDDLRLTAGPPSRSRPRAPPGSGSFTPDERLRGGGAAVAPDGPAPAPPALPVDGSDGAGGCRLGYVKQNGTCRSPCDTLPSYCFNGGQCYLLEGMGVFCRCNVQDYIWHKGARCESVVTEFQVLCLAIGASALMVLLLFMIIVCFAKKLHVLKTENSKLRKRSSKYRPPSEQHNDNFSLSTIAEGSHPNKTMSRYTWECKTKEEPDCEFHADGRKEGPYPVSMEVTYPHVLPEVTI, from the exons GGAAAACTGCAGGGTCCAATGTCACTGAGTTGGACACAGCAGCCAACGTGACATCCCTGCCCAGTGAGGTTGAGGAGGCTGCCAGAGGAAATGACGCCTCTGTTGAGGTGACCGAGGTCAGAGGCTCAGTAAGCCCGGTCGTCACCGTGACCCAGAGGGCTGGCCGTATGCCCCGTGCTGGAGAGGAGCAGGGCAGTGGCATGCTGGAAGAAAGGGTGGGGCCAGCTGAGGAAGAGGCGGCGGCGACCACCCCACCCAGGATCAGCCCTGACTCGGCCGAGACAGAGCTCCTGCTGCCTAGCAACCCCCGCGGaacagaagaggaggatgaagaagacCGCATTGATCCACCGTGGCTCAATGCCAGTGACAGCGTCTTTGACCTGGACCATAGCTTACAAGAGGATGTGGCCAGTCGGGTCACCATCACCGCTCCTCCCCCTGCCGCTGCCAACCCCTCCCACCCTGACATCCTCACCGTGGACTTCTTCGACTCCGCCTCTCACGGCCGCGGACTGGACTTGGCTccaccctccccctcctcaTTGGCCCATGAGCTTCAGGGCAGCGACCCCACTTCCTGGGCCATGCCGGAAAGCTATGACTACCTCACACCGTACGAGGACGGTGCGTCACCCACCCCTGACGAGTACTCCTACAGCACCACTACGGACACGGTCGACGGAGAAGACGACTTGAGGCTAACTGCAGGGCCTCCGTCCCGCTCCAGGCCCAGGGCCCCCCCAGGCTCCGGCTCCTTCACCCCTGACGAGAGGTTGCGCGGTGGGGGCGCTGCGGTTGCTCCGGACGGCCCTGCGCCCGCCCCTCCTGCGTTGCCCGTGGATGGCTCCGACGGGGCAGGCGGCTGCCGACTGGGTTATGTGAAGCAGAATGGAACATGCCGCTCCCCTTGCGACACACTGCCCAGCTACTGCTTCAATGGAGGCCAGTGTTATCTATTGGAAGGCATGGGTGTCTTCTGCAG GTGTAATGTCCAGGACTACATCTGGCACAAGGGGGCCCGCTGTGAGTCAGTGGTGACAGAGTTCCAGGTCCTGTGCCTGGCCATTGGGGCATCTGCCCTCATGGTGCTGCTGCTCTTTATGATCATCGTCTGCTTCGCCAAGAAGCTCCACGTGCTCAAAACTGAGAATAGCAAGCTGCGCAAACGCAG CAGTAAATACCGGCCTCCATCGGAGCAGCACAATGATAATTTCTCCCTGTCCACCATCGCTGAGGGCTCCCACCCAAAT aaAACCATGAGCAGATACACCTGGGAGTGTAAGACCAAAGAGGAACCTGACTGTGAG tttCACGCTGATGGACGGAAAGAAGGCCCCTATCCTGTCAGCATGGAAGTGACGTATCCCCACGTCCTGCCTGAAGTTACTATCTAG